A region from the Hydrogenimonas sp. genome encodes:
- a CDS encoding flagellar motor switch protein FliM, which yields MADILSQEEIDALLEAVEDEGTPEALEREEEVFDQRQITLYDFKRPNRVSKEQLRAFRGIHDKMARSLASQISSVMRSIVEIQLHSVDQMTYGEFLMSLPSPTSFNVFSMKPLDGSGILEINPSIAFPMVDRLLGGAGEPYETTREFTDIELNLMDSILRIIMGTLKEAWAPVIELYPNVESKESSPNVIQIVAQNEIVVMVVMEIVIGHSSGMMNICYPVITLESILNKLGSRDFMLTETSAKKSRNKELKALVGGARVNVSAYLGEAELTLGELLSLKSGDILRLDRPADDTAVISADGKDRFIGRIGLRRFRKSLEVVELIVDEKDEVKEILQQIESERRAKLANTLNEEVVNG from the coding sequence ATGGCAGATATACTGAGCCAGGAAGAGATCGATGCGCTACTCGAAGCTGTCGAAGATGAAGGTACTCCCGAGGCCCTTGAGAGGGAAGAGGAGGTCTTCGACCAGCGTCAGATAACGCTTTACGACTTCAAACGCCCGAACCGTGTAAGCAAAGAGCAGCTCAGGGCCTTCAGGGGAATACACGACAAGATGGCCCGCTCACTGGCATCCCAGATATCATCCGTCATGAGATCCATAGTCGAGATTCAGCTCCACTCGGTAGACCAGATGACTTACGGGGAGTTTCTGATGAGTCTGCCCAGCCCTACCAGTTTCAACGTATTCTCCATGAAACCGCTGGACGGAAGCGGCATCCTGGAGATAAACCCCTCTATCGCTTTCCCGATGGTTGACCGTCTTCTCGGCGGTGCGGGTGAGCCTTACGAGACGACGAGGGAGTTTACAGATATAGAGTTGAACCTTATGGACTCTATTCTCAGGATAATCATGGGAACCCTCAAAGAGGCTTGGGCCCCGGTCATAGAGCTCTATCCGAACGTTGAGTCGAAAGAGTCGAGCCCGAACGTCATCCAGATCGTTGCACAGAACGAGATCGTCGTAATGGTGGTCATGGAGATCGTCATAGGCCATTCCAGCGGGATGATGAACATCTGCTACCCGGTAATAACGCTTGAGTCGATCCTAAACAAGCTGGGGAGCCGCGACTTCATGCTTACTGAAACCAGTGCCAAAAAGAGCCGCAACAAAGAGCTCAAAGCTCTTGTCGGCGGTGCACGTGTAAATGTAAGCGCCTATCTCGGCGAGGCGGAATTGACGCTGGGTGAACTTCTCTCCCTGAAATCGGGAGATATTTTGAGGCTCGACCGGCCGGCCGACGATACGGCAGTGATAAGTGCAGACGGCAAAGACCGTTTCATAGGCCGGATCGGGCTCAGGCGCTTCAGGAAATCCCTTGAGGTTGTTGAACTTATCGTAGATGAAAAAGATGAGGTTAAAGAGATTTTGCAGCAGATAGA
- a CDS encoding RNA polymerase sigma factor for flagellar operon: MVEGYDAHIRHYQDEMAVKYLPAVKAMAYRLKERLPRSVEFDDLVSIGAEELIKLARRYDREQNDSFWGYAKSRVYGSMLDYLRSLDIVSRANTKLIKQIDEIISQYMDEYGVEPENAYIADILREDEQKIKDARRVAAIYNVMPLHDQLESNERDAFSTIEQEELIEKIMDVLKTMSKRDQMIIQMYYFEELTYKEISEILDITPSRISQVHKRVITKVRDSIG; encoded by the coding sequence ATGGTTGAAGGATACGATGCTCATATTCGCCACTATCAGGATGAGATGGCGGTAAAGTATCTGCCGGCGGTCAAAGCGATGGCGTACCGGCTCAAGGAGAGGCTGCCCAGATCCGTGGAGTTCGACGATCTGGTCAGTATAGGTGCGGAGGAGCTGATAAAGCTCGCAAGACGGTATGACAGGGAGCAGAACGACTCTTTCTGGGGTTATGCGAAGAGCAGGGTATACGGTTCCATGCTCGACTACCTGCGATCTCTCGATATAGTCAGCCGCGCCAACACAAAGCTCATAAAGCAGATAGACGAGATCATATCCCAGTATATGGACGAGTACGGGGTGGAGCCTGAAAACGCATATATTGCCGATATACTCCGGGAAGATGAACAGAAGATCAAGGATGCGCGACGGGTAGCGGCTATATACAATGTCATGCCGCTGCACGATCAGCTCGAGAGTAACGAGAGAGACGCTTTTTCGACCATCGAGCAGGAGGAGCTGATAGAGAAGATCATGGATGTGCTCAAAACGATGTCGAAGAGAGACCAGATGATTATCCAGATGTACTATTTCGAAGAGCTCACATACAAAGAGATTTCGGAGATTCTGGATATAACGCCGTCGAGAATATCGCAGGTGCACAAAAGGGTTATAACAAAAGTAAGAGACAGCATAGGATGA
- a CDS encoding motility integral membrane protein has protein sequence MRESNFIAFWVVSGFFLGLMVAFVGADDPAQMLSAVVSVTLFFYLLAHVSVALFVRFMEFGKVHFEKEEYDRKLDYFYNQLLQREKELDTNYEYISKDEISVQSTKKDGDR, from the coding sequence ATGCGTGAGAGCAACTTTATAGCTTTTTGGGTTGTCAGCGGCTTTTTTCTCGGTCTGATGGTCGCGTTTGTCGGAGCGGACGATCCTGCGCAGATGTTGTCCGCGGTTGTGTCCGTGACCCTCTTTTTCTATCTTCTGGCTCATGTGAGCGTAGCTCTTTTCGTCCGCTTCATGGAGTTCGGGAAAGTCCATTTTGAAAAAGAGGAGTACGACAGGAAGCTGGACTATTTCTACAACCAGTTGCTGCAGAGAGAGAAAGAGCTGGATACAAACTACGAATACATATCTAAAGATGAAATATCGGTGCAAAGCACGAAAAAGGATGGGGACAGGTGA
- a CDS encoding flagellar synthesis regulator FleN has product MSTQASRLEALMDAHHNGKGGTRVVAVTSGKGGVGKSTLSANISYVLASRGFKVGLMDADIGLANLDVMFNVRAEKNILHVLKGEASFEDIVVPLEENLFLIPGESGDEILKFSDATIVSRFIDESQMLEGLDFLIIDTGAGIGDTIQMFLRAADDVVVVTVPDPAAITDAYAMVKVISKIKSNLMMVVNQVRSKKEGAKIFDTIKKVASGNIGGDLELKMLGSVRSDAHVARSVKQRVLVCKELSNIAPAADIESIALALADKKEHKMLDRAKEGGIGTFFKKLLGQF; this is encoded by the coding sequence ATGAGTACACAGGCCAGCAGACTCGAAGCTCTAATGGATGCGCACCACAACGGAAAGGGCGGAACGAGGGTCGTAGCCGTCACGAGCGGGAAAGGCGGTGTCGGCAAGAGCACACTCAGTGCCAACATCTCCTATGTACTCGCATCCCGCGGCTTCAAAGTGGGGCTTATGGATGCAGATATCGGGCTCGCCAATCTCGATGTGATGTTCAACGTGCGTGCCGAGAAAAACATCCTTCACGTTCTCAAGGGTGAGGCTAGTTTCGAAGATATCGTCGTGCCGCTCGAAGAGAATCTCTTCCTGATTCCGGGCGAGAGCGGAGATGAGATACTGAAGTTTTCGGATGCCACCATCGTGAGCCGTTTCATCGACGAGTCGCAGATGCTCGAAGGGCTCGATTTTCTCATCATAGATACAGGTGCCGGTATCGGTGATACGATCCAGATGTTCCTCCGTGCGGCGGACGATGTCGTAGTCGTGACCGTACCCGATCCGGCGGCCATTACCGACGCATATGCGATGGTAAAGGTTATAAGCAAGATAAAGAGCAACCTGATGATGGTGGTGAACCAGGTACGCAGTAAAAAAGAGGGAGCCAAGATATTCGATACGATCAAAAAGGTGGCGTCGGGCAATATAGGCGGAGACCTGGAGCTCAAGATGCTCGGCTCCGTCCGCTCCGACGCACATGTCGCAAGGAGTGTGAAGCAGAGGGTTCTCGTCTGCAAGGAGCTCTCAAATATCGCCCCCGCGGCGGATATAGAGAGCATAGCGCTCGCTCTGGCCGACAAAAAGGAACACAAAATGCTTGATAGAGCCAAAGAGGGCGGAATCGGCACCTTTTTCAAGAAGCTGTTGGGTCAGTTTTAG
- a CDS encoding flagellar biosynthesis protein FlhF: MKLMTFTAPTPAQALKAAQLECGEDALVVSTKQIRKKSLTQPALYEVVVAIEDRPPSKRESSAGRKSSGQVRSSGSRKRAAEAEDDEVLVNISEAAREISQIANLSGSGAHRRPRVKVEVEEDEGARVHREIEASELKAIKGELMKLSDKIKLIQNMVWEEKRPLQTGVIPPEFAEIYRLAKKSGMDSVHLDEIMRLTLEHMPLQMRSSSKTVRRYFKTLLRKMVPVRIERELTPPQKRIMMLVGPTGVGKTTTLAKLAARYAYMMEKKYKVGIITLDTYRIGAVEQLMQYAKMMRIGIEAVVDPPEFIAALQALQHMDIILIDTVGSSQYDKQKIEKLQQFLSTHTDIGIDVSLVMSAPTKLEDLRAIYENFSLLGIDTLIFTKLDETRGFGNIFSLVYETEKPVSYLSTGQEVPDDLMCADSDYLVECLMESTAGKERR, translated from the coding sequence ATGAAATTGATGACTTTTACGGCTCCTACGCCGGCACAGGCGCTGAAAGCGGCGCAGTTGGAGTGCGGTGAGGATGCCCTGGTTGTCAGTACCAAGCAGATCAGAAAGAAAAGCCTTACCCAGCCGGCTCTATATGAGGTCGTAGTGGCCATAGAAGATAGACCTCCATCCAAAAGGGAGAGCTCCGCAGGCAGAAAGAGTTCCGGGCAGGTACGGAGCTCGGGAAGCCGAAAGAGAGCGGCGGAAGCGGAAGATGACGAAGTGTTGGTAAACATCTCCGAAGCGGCAAGGGAGATTTCGCAGATTGCGAACCTGTCCGGCTCCGGTGCACATCGGCGCCCGAGGGTGAAAGTTGAGGTCGAAGAGGATGAGGGTGCGCGAGTGCACAGAGAGATCGAGGCTAGTGAGCTGAAGGCCATAAAAGGCGAACTCATGAAGCTTTCGGACAAGATCAAGCTTATTCAGAACATGGTCTGGGAGGAGAAGCGGCCTCTGCAGACGGGGGTGATCCCGCCGGAGTTTGCCGAAATTTACAGGCTTGCGAAGAAGAGTGGAATGGATTCTGTACACCTGGATGAGATAATGCGTCTTACCCTGGAGCATATGCCTCTTCAGATGCGCTCCTCCTCGAAGACTGTGAGGCGCTACTTCAAAACGCTGCTGCGCAAGATGGTTCCCGTGAGAATCGAGCGCGAACTTACGCCGCCGCAGAAGAGGATAATGATGCTCGTCGGGCCGACCGGTGTAGGTAAAACCACCACACTGGCGAAACTCGCCGCCAGGTACGCCTATATGATGGAGAAGAAGTACAAGGTCGGAATAATTACACTCGATACATACAGAATCGGAGCCGTGGAGCAGCTTATGCAGTATGCGAAGATGATGCGCATTGGGATCGAAGCTGTAGTGGATCCGCCGGAGTTCATCGCGGCGCTCCAGGCGCTTCAGCATATGGATATCATACTGATAGACACGGTCGGAAGCAGCCAGTACGACAAGCAGAAGATAGAGAAGCTCCAGCAGTTCCTGTCGACACACACCGATATCGGCATAGATGTCAGCCTCGTTATGAGTGCACCCACAAAGCTCGAAGATCTGCGTGCCATTTACGAAAACTTCTCGCTGCTCGGTATAGATACGCTCATATTTACCAAGCTTGACGAGACGAGAGGATTCGGCAATATCTTCTCCCTCGTATACGAGACCGAAAAGCCGGTTAGCTATCTTTCCACGGGCCAGGAGGTTCCCGACGACCTTATGTGTGCCGACAGTGACTATCTGGTCGAGTGCCTGATGGAGTCCACCGCCGGAAAGGAGCGCAGATGA
- a CDS encoding 2-amino-4-hydroxy-6-hydroxymethyldihydropteridine pyrophosphokinase, producing the protein MKLKRENGRSLFRGRGFPKRFPPAGMPHLALVGIGGNMGDVEKRFEKVLRYLKSSRVLRPLETSLLFENPPFGYIDQPYFINSVILVETVLKPHALMRYLLWVERRFGRKRSFPNAPRTLDLDIIFFDNLQLKSRRLTLPHPHFAERESVMVPLRFMSAAIRPK; encoded by the coding sequence GTGAAGCTGAAGCGGGAAAATGGGCGCAGTCTCTTTCGCGGCCGCGGTTTCCCGAAGCGTTTTCCCCCGGCAGGTATGCCTCACCTCGCCCTTGTCGGGATAGGGGGCAATATGGGAGATGTCGAAAAGCGCTTCGAAAAGGTTCTGCGCTATCTGAAGAGCTCAAGAGTTCTAAGACCACTCGAGACCTCTTTGCTCTTTGAAAACCCTCCGTTCGGATATATCGACCAGCCCTATTTCATCAACTCGGTGATTCTGGTCGAGACCGTGCTGAAACCGCATGCCCTTATGCGGTACCTACTCTGGGTGGAGAGGCGTTTCGGTCGCAAAAGGAGCTTTCCGAACGCACCCAGGACTCTCGATTTGGATATAATATTTTTTGACAATCTGCAATTGAAGAGTCGTAGATTGACGCTTCCCCACCCTCACTTCGCCGAGCGTGAGAGTGTAATGGTGCCTTTGCGATTCATGTCGGCCGCCATCCGGCCGAAATAG
- a CDS encoding aminopeptidase YpdF: MNYILRDENAIYYECGYSSDNAVFVALGSEKWLITDSRYTVEARESVRGAEVLEASDLAAALRALIRGSSVSRVIYDPKEWSVDAMERIRRKLPEIYFAPKRDFSHRKRMIKSEDELALLKRAAELGREGFDRFAKYLNLSGLDKREKRLHFEAKAAMSGNGEYDLSFDPIVAIGANAAKPHALPTDLLLKEGDLLLVDAGLKYRRYCSDRTRTVFVKEGFGFDMEQKFTSAKIQKAYDLVRKAHDRAIEGARSGMTGARIDRLAREVIEKGGMGEFFVHSTGHGVGLDIHEMPYISARSSTVVEEGMVFTIEPGIYIPGEFGIRIEDMVAISGGRAEVL, encoded by the coding sequence ATGAACTACATACTCCGCGATGAAAACGCAATCTACTACGAATGCGGCTATAGCAGCGACAATGCTGTTTTCGTCGCACTTGGGAGCGAAAAGTGGCTCATAACCGACAGCCGCTACACCGTGGAGGCCAGGGAGTCGGTCAGGGGTGCGGAGGTTCTGGAGGCCTCCGACCTTGCGGCCGCTCTCCGGGCACTTATTCGGGGCTCTTCGGTATCGAGGGTGATCTACGACCCGAAGGAGTGGAGTGTAGATGCGATGGAGAGGATCAGAAGGAAGCTTCCGGAGATATACTTCGCCCCCAAAAGAGACTTCTCCCACCGCAAACGGATGATAAAGAGCGAAGATGAGCTGGCCCTTCTCAAAAGGGCGGCCGAGCTGGGACGGGAGGGATTTGATAGATTTGCGAAATATCTCAACCTTTCGGGGCTTGACAAACGCGAAAAGAGGCTCCACTTCGAAGCGAAGGCGGCTATGAGCGGGAACGGGGAGTACGATCTCAGTTTCGACCCTATCGTCGCCATAGGCGCTAATGCCGCGAAGCCTCATGCGCTGCCCACCGATCTGCTCCTGAAAGAGGGCGACCTTCTGCTGGTGGATGCCGGCTTGAAATATAGAAGGTACTGTTCGGACAGAACGAGGACTGTTTTCGTAAAAGAGGGGTTCGGTTTCGATATGGAGCAGAAGTTCACCTCTGCCAAGATTCAGAAGGCCTACGACCTGGTACGAAAGGCACATGACAGGGCGATAGAGGGTGCGAGATCCGGAATGACCGGAGCCCGGATCGACCGTCTCGCCAGAGAAGTGATCGAAAAAGGCGGAATGGGAGAGTTTTTCGTCCACTCCACCGGTCACGGAGTCGGGCTCGATATACATGAGATGCCCTATATCTCCGCACGCAGTTCCACGGTTGTGGAAGAGGGTATGGTCTTCACGATAGAGCCCGGCATCTACATTCCGGGAGAGTTCGGCATACGTATAGAGGATATGGTGGCAATCTCCGGCGGAAGGGCGGAGGTTCTGTGA
- a CDS encoding 3-dehydroquinate dehydratase II: MKIMVIQGPNLNMLGLREQNIYGPMKLEQIHEQMRGFAQQNGIEIEFFQSNLEGELVDKIQECLGDADGIIINPAAYTHTSIAIRDAIAAVSLPTIEVHISNVYAREEFRRKSLIAPVCAGQIAGFGPFSYHLAMVAMLQILNEIKAMKEMQKQQQGDQQA, encoded by the coding sequence ATGAAGATAATGGTAATTCAGGGGCCCAACCTCAATATGCTGGGGTTGAGAGAGCAGAATATCTACGGACCGATGAAGCTGGAGCAGATACATGAGCAGATGAGAGGTTTCGCTCAGCAAAACGGCATAGAGATCGAGTTTTTCCAGAGCAATCTCGAAGGGGAGCTTGTCGACAAGATCCAGGAGTGTCTCGGCGACGCGGACGGTATCATCATAAATCCGGCGGCGTATACCCATACATCCATCGCCATCAGAGACGCGATCGCGGCGGTCTCTCTCCCAACTATCGAAGTTCACATCTCCAACGTATATGCGCGGGAGGAGTTCAGGCGAAAGAGCCTCATAGCACCGGTATGTGCCGGGCAGATAGCGGGGTTCGGACCGTTCAGCTACCATCTGGCGATGGTGGCGATGCTTCAGATTCTCAATGAGATAAAAGCTATGAAAGAGATGCAGAAGCAGCAGCAGGGTGATCAGCAGGCGTAG
- a CDS encoding BOX elements — protein sequence MKILTAEWLFDGAEISKRRAVAFKERIEAVGTAEELKAKYPKAEVVEGDERSVLMPGLINPHLHLEFGANRTELRYGDFMEWLQSVIKRRDDLVERCAAGCYRRQIGDMLSAGITSFGAVSSYGLDLKACKSAPQRVVYFNEAIGSQPAAVDALYADFMQRVEESEKLSGERFIPGVAIHSPYSVHPILIKKILSGVGDMPLSAHFMESPAEKEWLESGSGPFKHFFENFLNQSTPLCFPEEFLQLIESKRTLLTHVVQADDRLLEMIAEAGHTVTHCPRSNRLLGCGRLRLEKIEQLQIRWLLGTDGLSSNTSLSLWDEMRSALMLHHLADANLLAKKLLKASTSAAAEALGIEAGRICRGNYADMIMLKLPSTVDSPEDLPLQLILHTTEPEIVYIDGKRRV from the coding sequence ATGAAAATTTTGACGGCAGAGTGGCTCTTCGACGGAGCAGAGATTTCAAAGAGGAGAGCTGTAGCTTTCAAAGAGAGGATAGAAGCGGTCGGTACGGCCGAAGAGCTCAAGGCGAAATATCCGAAAGCGGAAGTTGTCGAAGGCGACGAGCGGAGCGTACTGATGCCGGGGCTTATAAATCCCCATCTGCACCTCGAATTCGGAGCCAACAGAACCGAGCTTAGATACGGCGACTTCATGGAGTGGCTCCAAAGTGTCATAAAGAGACGCGACGACTTGGTAGAAAGATGCGCCGCAGGGTGTTACAGGCGGCAGATAGGCGATATGCTCTCGGCGGGAATCACCTCTTTCGGAGCCGTAAGCAGCTACGGGCTAGACCTCAAAGCCTGCAAAAGCGCACCCCAGAGGGTAGTCTACTTCAACGAGGCGATAGGCTCCCAGCCGGCCGCGGTAGACGCTCTTTATGCAGATTTCATGCAGAGAGTCGAAGAGAGCGAAAAGCTCTCCGGCGAGCGATTCATACCGGGTGTGGCGATACACTCCCCCTACTCCGTGCACCCCATACTTATAAAAAAGATCTTGAGCGGCGTGGGAGATATGCCGCTTAGTGCGCACTTCATGGAGTCCCCCGCCGAAAAGGAGTGGCTCGAGAGCGGAAGCGGACCCTTCAAACACTTTTTTGAAAACTTTCTGAACCAGAGCACACCTCTCTGTTTCCCCGAAGAGTTTCTGCAGCTCATAGAGTCGAAACGGACTCTGCTGACACACGTAGTGCAGGCTGACGACAGACTTCTTGAGATGATAGCGGAGGCCGGCCACACCGTCACCCACTGCCCCAGATCGAACAGACTGCTCGGGTGCGGGCGGCTGAGGCTGGAGAAGATTGAGCAGCTGCAGATAAGATGGCTGTTGGGTACCGACGGGCTGAGCTCCAACACCTCACTCAGCCTATGGGACGAGATGCGCTCCGCGCTTATGCTGCACCACCTAGCCGATGCGAATCTTCTGGCCAAAAAGCTACTGAAGGCCTCGACCTCGGCTGCCGCCGAAGCGCTTGGAATAGAGGCCGGACGAATATGCCGTGGAAACTATGCGGACATGATAATGCTGAAACTCCCCTCCACGGTAGATTCGCCCGAAGATCTACCACTGCAACTGATACTTCATACTACTGAACCGGAGATAGTATATATAGACGGCAAACGTCGGGTTTAA
- a CDS encoding protease IV: MSDFFRKLFSPITVTLDFIQKYFKSLIFLLILILVLAPAGTESVKPPNLAKVDLVGPITDPSKIVKELDDLAQEKSIKGVLLVVNSPGGAVAPSVEISLAVKRLKKRKPVVAYAAGTMASGSYYASIWADRIVANPAATIGSIGVIMEGMNIKGLMNKIGIKPQVVKAGKYKEAGTPFREWTKDERKEIETHVFDIYRMFVRDVAKARSLDPKHPEKFADAQIFLAEKAKSVGLIDEIGSIKKAEALTKTLSGVTEARWKEKSRFEQYMESFAEETTRTLVGQLRGWVIK, from the coding sequence TTGTCCGACTTTTTCAGAAAACTTTTTTCACCCATAACGGTAACACTGGATTTTATCCAGAAATATTTCAAGTCTCTGATCTTCCTGCTTATTCTGATTCTTGTACTGGCGCCTGCGGGTACAGAATCGGTCAAACCTCCAAATCTTGCCAAGGTGGATCTTGTCGGCCCCATAACAGACCCTTCGAAAATAGTCAAAGAGCTCGATGATCTGGCGCAGGAGAAGAGTATAAAAGGTGTTCTTCTGGTCGTAAACTCGCCCGGTGGCGCCGTCGCACCCTCGGTAGAGATCTCCCTCGCGGTCAAAAGACTCAAGAAGAGAAAACCGGTAGTCGCCTACGCGGCCGGCACAATGGCGAGCGGCAGCTACTACGCTTCCATCTGGGCAGACAGGATCGTAGCCAATCCGGCGGCCACCATAGGCTCGATAGGCGTCATAATGGAGGGGATGAACATAAAGGGGCTCATGAATAAAATAGGTATAAAACCGCAGGTTGTTAAAGCCGGAAAATACAAAGAGGCGGGAACACCCTTCAGGGAGTGGACAAAAGATGAGCGAAAAGAGATCGAAACGCACGTTTTTGACATCTACAGAATGTTCGTAAGAGATGTCGCAAAAGCCAGAAGCCTCGACCCGAAACATCCAGAAAAGTTCGCCGATGCGCAGATATTCCTCGCAGAAAAGGCCAAAAGTGTCGGGCTCATAGACGAGATCGGCTCCATCAAGAAGGCGGAAGCCCTCACAAAGACCCTTAGCGGGGTTACAGAGGCAAGGTGGAAAGAGAAGAGCAGGTTCGAGCAGTATATGGAGAGTTTTGCCGAAGAGACGACCAGAACCTTGGTAGGCCAACTCCGCGGGTGGGTTATAAAATAG
- a CDS encoding RNA-binding region RNP-1: MGDGELREVFEVYGEVSSARVISDRETGRSKGFGFVEMPDDSAANEAIEALNGKEVEGRTIRVNEARPREPRQPRSDFNRNF; encoded by the coding sequence ATGGGTGATGGTGAACTTAGAGAAGTTTTCGAAGTCTACGGTGAAGTGAGCAGCGCAAGAGTCATAAGTGATCGCGAAACGGGACGCTCCAAGGGTTTCGGTTTTGTGGAAATGCCTGATGACAGTGCGGCAAACGAAGCGATAGAAGCACTGAACGGCAAAGAGGTCGAAGGGAGAACTATCCGTGTGAACGAAGCGCGCCCGAGGGAGCCGCGTCAGCCAAGAAGCGATTTCAACAGAAACTTCTGA
- a CDS encoding exodeoxyribonuclease VII large subunit — protein sequence MQTLTVSAINEQIKSLLESTFIQIRVEGELSRVTYHSSGHIYFTIKDEKSSLSCVMFRSNAARLRFRLEEGQHVVLGGSITVYVPRGNYQMMVQTAEPYGAGALAVAFEQLKKRLEAEGLFAPARKRPIPHLPRHIAVVTSKTGAAIQDMIRVAQKRWPLVKITVVDTLVQGAEAAGEIARHIAYADRLGADVLIVGRGGGSLEDLWAFNEEVVARAVAACKTPVVSAVGHEVDTLISDFVADMRAPTPSAAMEQILPDRVETLYTLDEMMNRLGGRMRQIIAAKDDLLRHLKSRLEQHAMSRRIAMRLEAAALLGRQLSLQMERILQQKSQLLKPLLGELVQAEKQRLHQKEDLLKNMQGRMEALDPRHKLRKGYVQLVKEGRVAGLEDLKENDTVSLQDGRLKADAKIVAVYPVEKG from the coding sequence ATGCAGACTCTTACCGTCTCCGCGATAAACGAGCAGATCAAGTCGCTGCTCGAGTCCACCTTTATCCAGATAAGGGTGGAGGGGGAGCTCTCCCGCGTAACCTACCACAGCAGCGGCCATATATACTTCACGATCAAAGATGAAAAGAGCAGCCTCTCATGTGTAATGTTCCGCTCCAATGCGGCGAGGCTGCGGTTCAGGCTCGAAGAGGGGCAGCATGTGGTGCTTGGCGGCTCGATTACCGTATATGTACCGCGCGGCAACTACCAGATGATGGTGCAGACGGCCGAACCCTACGGTGCCGGAGCGCTGGCGGTCGCTTTCGAGCAGCTAAAAAAGAGGCTTGAGGCCGAGGGCCTCTTTGCACCTGCGAGAAAGCGACCGATACCGCATCTTCCGCGTCACATAGCGGTAGTCACCTCCAAAACCGGCGCCGCGATCCAGGATATGATAAGAGTGGCGCAGAAGCGCTGGCCGCTTGTTAAAATAACGGTTGTCGATACGCTCGTTCAGGGAGCGGAAGCGGCCGGGGAGATCGCACGGCACATAGCCTATGCCGACAGACTCGGAGCGGATGTGCTCATTGTCGGGCGCGGCGGAGGGAGTCTGGAAGATCTCTGGGCCTTCAACGAAGAGGTCGTAGCCAGAGCCGTAGCCGCCTGCAAAACGCCGGTAGTCTCCGCGGTGGGACACGAGGTGGACACACTCATTTCCGACTTCGTGGCCGATATGCGCGCCCCGACTCCCAGCGCCGCGATGGAGCAGATACTTCCGGACAGGGTCGAGACGCTCTATACGCTCGATGAGATGATGAACAGACTCGGCGGCCGGATGCGTCAGATAATCGCCGCAAAAGATGATCTGCTGCGGCACCTCAAAAGCCGTCTGGAACAGCACGCCATGAGCCGCCGAATAGCCATGCGGCTGGAGGCCGCCGCACTGCTCGGTCGTCAGCTCTCTTTGCAGATGGAACGTATTCTGCAGCAGAAGTCGCAGCTTCTGAAGCCGCTCTTAGGAGAGCTTGTACAGGCTGAAAAACAGAGGCTGCACCAAAAGGAGGATCTGCTTAAAAACATGCAGGGCCGAATGGAGGCGCTCGATCCGCGTCACAAGCTCAGAAAAGGGTACGTACAGCTTGTAAAAGAGGGCAGAGTAGCAGGCCTGGAGGATCTGAAAGAGAACGATACCGTCTCCCTTCAGGACGGGCGCTTGAAAGCGGATGCTAAAATAGTGGCCGTATACCCCGTAGAAAAGGGTTGA
- a CDS encoding ubiquinone/menaquinone biosynthesis methyltransferase UbiE produces the protein MDDKSRKQEKIVSMFDEIASTYDVTNRVLSMGIDKSWRRRGCDKTFELLERDRDLTVLDVACGTGDMLQWWRERGEAAGAGIERYIGVDPSEGMLKVAKEKVDYADFIVAKAQSMPIEDNTADILSISYGIRNVVDRQDAINEFYRVLKPGGMVVILEFTKRENRGVKGKIVDFYMHRILPTLGGMVSRNYEAYRYLPDSIEGFLTTGMLKEELEKAGFSIEHTEAFSMGISTLLIAKK, from the coding sequence ATGGATGATAAGAGTCGGAAGCAGGAGAAGATAGTCTCCATGTTCGACGAGATCGCATCGACGTACGATGTGACGAATCGCGTTTTGAGTATGGGTATCGACAAATCCTGGCGCAGGAGAGGGTGCGACAAAACTTTCGAGCTTCTTGAAAGAGATAGGGATTTGACCGTTTTGGATGTAGCGTGCGGTACGGGCGACATGCTTCAGTGGTGGAGAGAGAGGGGTGAAGCGGCCGGTGCCGGCATCGAGCGCTATATAGGTGTAGACCCCTCCGAGGGGATGCTCAAGGTGGCGAAGGAGAAGGTAGACTACGCCGACTTCATCGTGGCCAAAGCGCAGAGTATGCCGATAGAGGACAACACGGCCGATATTCTTTCGATAAGCTACGGAATCAGAAACGTAGTGGACAGGCAGGATGCGATAAATGAGTTCTACAGGGTACTCAAGCCCGGCGGGATGGTCGTCATTCTTGAGTTTACAAAGCGTGAGAACAGGGGAGTGAAGGGTAAAATCGTAGACTTCTATATGCACAGAATTCTGCCGACTCTCGGCGGAATGGTGAGCCGTAACTATGAGGCCTACCGATATCTTCCCGACTCCATAGAGGGCTTTTTGACAACCGGAATGTTGAAAGAGGAGCTCGAAAAGGCCGGTTTCTCCATCGAGCATACCGAAGCCTTCTCGATGGGAATTTCGACCCTTCTTATCGCCAAGAAGTGA